A window of Melospiza melodia melodia isolate bMelMel2 chromosome Z, bMelMel2.pri, whole genome shotgun sequence contains these coding sequences:
- the TPGS2 gene encoding tubulin polyglutamylase complex subunit 2 has translation MEEKLPTGIKPYLDKLTLGVTRILETSPGVAEVNFVEKEPAERHTIVSWEQKNSCVLPEDLKNFYLMTDGFEMTWSVKTDDTPMPLGSMVINSISKLCRLGGSSMYTLPSAPTLADLEDDTDEEGNGDKPEKPHFDSRSLIFELDPCNGNGKVCLVYKHAEPVVSPDTEIWFLDRALYWHFLTKTFTAYYRLLITHLGLPQWQYAFTSYGVSPQAKQWFNMYKPITINTALLSEEADSFVNKLDPNKVFKSKNKTPVLKKKQPPQPPGSQKSHTSMTSAKTSSLAGNSSRK, from the exons ATGGAGGAAAAACTCCCCACCGGCATCAAGCCCTACCTGGACAAGCTCACCTTGGGCGTCACAAGGATCTTGG AGACTTCCCCAGGAGTTGCTGAAGTAAATTTTGTGGAAAAGGAGCCAGCTGAACGCCACACAATCGTCTCTTGGGAACAA AAAAACTCCTGTGTATTACCTGAGGATTTAAAGAACTTCTATCTGATGACCGATGGCTTCGAGATGACCTGGAGTGTGAAGACTGATG ATACCCCGATGCCCTTGGGCTCCATGGTGATTAACAGCATCTCAAAGCTGTGCCGGCTTGGTGGTTCCTCCATGTACACTCTGCCTAGCGCTCCAACTCTTGCTGACCTGGAAGATGACACAGatgaggaag gTAATGGAGACAAGCCAGAGAAGCCACACTTTGATTCTCGTAGTCTTATCTTTGAATTAGACCCATGCAATGGGAATGGGAAAGTCTGTCTTGTTTATAAGCATGCTGAACCAG TGGTCTCCCCAGACACAGAGATCTGGTTCCTGGACAGAGCTCTGTATTGGCATTTCCTCACCAAAACCTTCACAGCCTACTACCGCCTGCTCATCACGCACCTGGGTCTCCCACAGTGGCAGTATGCCTTCACCAGCTAtggggtcagcccccaggccaag CAATGGTTTAACATGTATAAACCCATAACCATCAACACAGCACTCCTGTCTGAAGAGGCAGATTCCTTTGTGAACAAGCTGGACCCCAATAAGGTATTTAAAAGCAAGAACAAAACTCCAGTGCTCAAGAAAAAACAGCCTCCACAGCCACCAGGCTCCCAAAAGAGTCACACAAGCATGACCTCTGCCAAGACATCCTCACTAGCAGGGAATTCTTCAAGGAAGTGA